A single window of Deltaproteobacteria bacterium DNA harbors:
- a CDS encoding PaaI family thioesterase, translated as MKKLNPQWTSLIQDQVNACPYFSLQSMEIKELSFGASLIEIDVQNKHLQPFGNVHGGVFSTLIDAAGFWALYTEIEPGMGMTTVEMKLNYLAPASDGRLIGFGKTIKMGRTLGLADARIEDQRGRLLAHGTVTLMVLRDLKLEGQEGLPAKFLPE; from the coding sequence ATGAAAAAACTGAATCCCCAGTGGACAAGCTTAATTCAGGACCAGGTCAATGCCTGTCCGTACTTCTCCCTGCAATCCATGGAAATCAAGGAACTCTCGTTCGGTGCGTCGCTAATCGAGATTGACGTTCAAAACAAGCACCTGCAACCTTTCGGCAACGTGCACGGAGGCGTCTTTTCGACCCTGATCGATGCGGCCGGCTTCTGGGCGTTGTATACCGAAATCGAACCCGGTATGGGCATGACCACGGTCGAGATGAAATTAAATTATCTGGCGCCCGCATCGGACGGACGTCTCATCGGCTTTGGAAAGACCATCAAGATGGGCCGGACATTGGGACTGGCGGACGCGAGAATCGAGGATCAACGGGGCCGACTGCTGGCTCACGGCACGGTGACCCTTATGGTCCTGCGAGACCTGAAGCTGGAAGGACAGGAAGGACTGCCGGCGAAATTCCTGCCCGAATGA